GCGAAGGAGCCCAGCTCCGCGCGCCAGAACGCCTCCGAGGCGGCCGGGTCCCGCCCCTCCAGCCAGGCGAAGTAGTCGCCGTGCGGGGGGGGCGCGGGGAGCGCCGGCTCGCGCCCGCCCGCCGCCGCGGCGTAGAGGGCGAGCACGTCGCGCAGGACGAGCGGGACCGACCACCCGTCCAGGAGGAGGTGGTGGTACGTCCAGACCATCTCCCACTCCTCCGCCCCCGTGCGCAGGAGCGCCACGCGCATCAGCGGCGGCGCGGCGAGGTCGAAGCCGCGCTCCGCCCCGGCGCGGAGGTACGCCTCGCGCCGGTCCTCCCGCTCCGCGGC
This region of Longimicrobiaceae bacterium genomic DNA includes:
- a CDS encoding condensation domain-containing protein, translated to MQPDLRGGGVEDTYRLSPGQEGILFHSLYEPGSGAYLSRFSLTLAGRPDVEALRAAWQGALDRHAALRASFAWEGVPEPRQLVHRDVDLPWEVLDWSALPAAEREDRREAYLRAGAERGFDLAAPPLMRVALLRTGAEEWEMVWTYHHLLLDGWSVPLVLRDVLALYAAAAGGREPALPAPPPHGDYFAWLEGRDPAASEAFWRAELGSFA